The following is a genomic window from Episyrphus balteatus chromosome 1, idEpiBalt1.1, whole genome shotgun sequence.
GATTTTAGAAGCCACGTAGGGTCAGAAAAAATGGTTcgaatttttagattttgaatCTTGATTTAGCTCTGAATTCCAAATCTAGTGCCAATACCTTTTCCTTTTACAGCCATCTGACCTCTGTGTGGTAAAGAACATTATTGTGGAGTGAACCCATTTCATTTCATCGCATACAATCCTAAACAGTCGACTTTGCAAGGCCTTGTCTTTTGTAAAATTCACTACTTTGATCACACCTTTAAGTGCATCATTTAATTCTGGAGGAAGTAAATTCGGTGCAAGAACTTGTCGATGAAGAAAGTAGTGTGTCCATGAAACATTTGTCATTACGAGTTTCAATTTTGCAATTGATCCACCTTTGTTGTCAGTCGAAGCTTTGGCACCATCATCGCTACAATAAGCAGAATATTTTGTCCAAACCAATTCGTAGTCGAGAAAAATCTCTATAATATAACAGCTCTATATATAGTGGAGCACAATGGATCTATCGAGATCCGAGTGGGATGATTCGACTTGTCGGTTTATCACCCCTTTCCACCTAACCTAAGCTCTCTATAAACATGTCGAACAAACGCTGGCCAGTGCAGTGTAAGCAGGAAGAGCTTTAGACTTATGATTTTCTTGATTATATTGTCGGAAAGTGGAATAGTTCTTAGCTTATTTGCCTCATGTTTTCCTAGAATTGTTTATACCATATTCTGGGCCGGAAGCaagcttttttttagttttggtcACACCAAAAATTTAGATTCCAATATCTCATTTGTGCTTTTATGGCATTTgctgggttaaaaaaaaaatacttatcaaTTGTAGTTAgcgtttaaaaattaaaaaaattaaaatatgtgaCTGCAAGtcactctaattttttttttatttaaagcaacACGGAAAAAAATCGAATCGAATTTTGAAGGGGTACAGTGTATAAAGCTATTTATTTCACAATATATTGTGAGGGGGtcgccaaaatatttttcctctCAAGGAGGTCGCGAactcaaaaagtttgaaaaacattgctctataggttaaaaattgccgatgttgccgtattgtttttaaaaattaaaattaatttttttttgaacaaaagattGTCCAAGAAATTAAAGGAAACAAATTATATGGAAGTGATGGACTATCTTCCATCGTTTCTCAAAAACTGACttcaagcacaaaaaaaaaaaaatatattttgaacactacggcaacacctacaatagctgtgttttattttcctcgtgatccggatcagatcattgtttttattagcttttcaACAAgacaggattttgttttgttattgtttcgcaaatatgatctgatctggatcacgaggaaaataaaacacagctaatattgaaaaacatattttaaaaaacccaTAAGCTCAACTTACCGCGATAAGTCcgaaaaatacttaattaaaatgtgtATAAACCGCAAatatgaaagtttaaaattaaaaacatacatatattattacgaaaaagttaaaaaaacgacataatgtatttaaattttttaaatatttttttttcttcaaaactctGAGTTTAAGGATTAGTTTTTCAGAAACAATgcattcaatttacttaattttaattttacaaataagaGTAagtttgtagctttttaaaaaggcatatttaaatattgtaggtgttgccgttgtgttcaaatattttttttgtctttgaaatcaatttttgagaaaattacatCTATCGCTTAAATGATGGAAGATTgcccctcactcccatataattTTGTTGCCTTTAATTTGCCGGAAAATCTTTTGGAATCAATTAATACAtatatgaaatttaaacaaaatgcttgaatacaaattttttttgtgcaaaaaatctTTAGTTGCCGCAATTTTCATCCTATAaaagttaaagtatttttaattactaaCGTTTgaataaaaagatattttgttAATCCACTACCAGCCAAGCCAAGCAATTCTTCAAAATCTGCGCTTTTCagaagagaacatatttaattatCACATTTTCTCTTTCTCTCGTATTGCAGGATAAGGATTTTGTAATATTCCTGAGGTGGGTCGGTGTTTTGGTCTTCTTACAGACTTTTCttggaattaaatttaaaaaaatttctaagcGAACACTACGACGATTTGAATCCAATCGCACATCGATGTTGACCTTTGTCTTTATCTTCTTTTCTAGGTTCTGATTGTGTGGAAGTTCCAATTGAAGCTGAAGATGGGAGTACATCAAAATCCCAGAAGAAATCTTCGGAAAGCGCCAGAAATGATGAAAAGTTGCTGTTGGAGAGGGAACAGCGCGCTCGGGAGAGAGACCAACGAGATCGGGAGGCAGAGCTTCGTGAGCGTGAGAAGCGGGAACATGAAAAGGAAAAGGAACGCGAACGGGAATTCCGTGAGCGTGAACGCGAGCATCACGAAAGGGAAATGGCTCGGGAGCGTGAACAAGCTCGAGATAGAGAAAGGGATCGTGAGCGTGAGAAGTATCGTGATCGTGAACGAGATCGTGATCAAGATCGATATCACGATCAAGAGCGATATCATCAACACCAAAGAGAGTCGCAACAACAGAAACCTTCCTCCTCGTCGAGAAGGGAGCCAGAGAAACGTAAAGAACGTTCACCTTCTCCAATTCCTGAAAATGGAGCTGGGGACTGTTTGTCCATTGAAGAGACCAACAAGATTCGTCTCAAATTGGGCTTGAAGCCACTTGAAGTCGATTCTGGGCCAATTAAGCCATCAACAGCTGCGGCTGAAAAGTCTTCaaatgaagaaaataataaaagtggcgcccaactgAACAGTTACAAGGACGAATGGGGCGAGTTCTTGCATAAACCAGCTGATAACTTGAAAGACAAGGCTCAGGCGGAGAAGTTGCGTGACAAGTTAAAGCAGAAGAAGGAAAAGAGAATGTTGGAAGAGAAGCTTAAGCGAATTAAAACACTGGGCGAGTCTGATGATGAGGTCGATGATGTCGAAAAATGGGTGAACCGTAACAAGAAGAAGGAAGACATGCGCAAGGAAGCTGAAATGAGGGTAaattaacaatattttaaatattacacATTTAATGTTTGCATCATTATTATTAGATACGGGATTTGATAAGCGATCTTTTTTGCTATTCATTAAAACCCTAATGTGCTTAATGATAAGTACCCAGCTTGACTTAATAAAGTAGTAAcagtaatttttgtttgctgtAATAGAACTGCGTACTTCCATGAAAAACAAACCCGTTACAAACTTTGGAACTTTTTCTCATGAGAATTCCGGGCTTTAAAAACCCTTCTATTAATAAACACACTCCATTTAATCAAGCTAAATATAATACaggactcattttttttttttttttataaaaacgtgACCTTGATAAAAGTTTTAAGGGAGATGTTTGAACAGTACAACATTAATTTCTCATGGTCAAACAATTGGGAGGCAAACAAACTCGCCAAAAAAGAAACAACCACCTATACCTATCGCACGTTAATTTCTGCTGACTAACTGCCTGTGGACACATGAGGTCTACGTGAGTCGGGCAATACTTTTTATCAATAACCCAGTCGCAGTCTGCATTGACATTTTCAAGAACTTGTGAGCCCAGACTAAACTTAAAGGTTTAATTCAAGATGCTGCCGATGCACTCTCATAGGTTCTTCTGAAATTTTCTTCCATAAAACCACCTACGAAACATAGTATGCCTTCCCTTCATAATACATCTTACCATAAGATGTTTGGTTTTCTCAACCAGATTTTGTTGCAAAGGTTGCTCTAAAAGAAATTCGAAAACCTATCATTCCGTGTTCCATTTGAACACGGTACCTAATATGAGGTCATCGTCTGTCAAGTTGCCCATCGTATCTGAGTACAAAAACTCCTCTACAAGTGCGTCGATGTCATCTTTAACTCTGTATTATCAGCTTTCTGAGCAGGTGGATGTCGAAATTAGGCCCGTGTCGTATAATTTTCTGCACGACCGAGCGTCGAAGAATCTTTCTCTCAAAGCATCTCAAAAGCTTTTCACCCAATCATGTAAATGTACTGCACAAGCCGTATTTCAAGTACGGTATTAAAGAAGTTGCATGATAGCGTTTCCAAGGTCATTTGCACAAGCGAAGTAGTGTAGGATCGATTTAGAGATGCGACATGGCTCTATAAAGCTCATCGCTTTATGCGGAAAAGTAGGGGACTTTAAAATCGATAAAGAGACGCTgtttataaatttgaaattttttggttttcctAAAATTTGTTGGAGTATAAAGATTAGGTCGATGATGGATGAAGGTTCTAAgggatcacaaaaaaaaaatataatgcgaTGTTGTTTACCTGGCGAAATTTTTAGCGTGTACCTTCTTATAGCACACTATGCCACCTATCTAATTTTTGGGTATACTTTCTTTCAACCAGTTACCCATTCCTGTTCTTTTAATGAGATTGCTTTCAATTTTTCGATTCCTTTTGTCTTTAAacgcgatttttgttctttgaaaaaaaaaacacaaaaaaagtttgtGAATCCTATTGATCAGATCATTTTTACCTGCTTTAAACAGTTAGTTCGGCTTGTAGGCCATCCGAACAAGCAGattttagttttgatttttcTGTTACTTCATCTTGAAGGTCGGATGGACGCATATTTTTACTGCCACCTAGTCATCGGGATGTTAGCTGTCTGCTATTtggcaggtttttttttttcaaatcctcaACTGTTTATGCGTGTCTTCTCTAATAGACTCTacccttttttcattttgtttgaaaaaaccAGCAAATCACTTGTGACACTTCTGATGATCCTTTTCCCACTGGCTTCCAACACTTAGTTTGGTGGTTGGTAACTGAGAGAGTATGAGAGACCCGGTCGGCAAAAATTTTGACAATGTATCAtaatatgcataaaaaatattaaatgcttttacttaaaaaattgtaaagtatgaaCGTTTTTTATCCACATTTTGTTCATATCAACctagtttatacttattaatttcatatctTGTATTTACTATTGTTTATGCATACAGGCCGGTGTCTGGCGTTTGGACCTGTATTCTTTATCATACACTTCCTCACGAAGTCCAAATAATGTTTCACTCTTTCTGTCATCTGTTGGGGCACTCTCGCGTTGGGAGCTAATTAATAGCAACATCCTACTCTACCTCGACTTGTCGACCATAGGAAGCCCTTCTGTGAAAACAAAACCCCCTATCGCAAAGCTCTTAGCTTCATTGTAGTCACCAAGAGTcagcgttaccgttgaaaatttttgaaaggtcgctaaaaaagtcgcttttagaaaaaaaaggtcgctaacctgaaaaattgaaaaaaaaatcgcttttttgtcgaaaaagtcgctatttaaaaaacaaaagtcgCTAAAtcgttttcatatgtttttacgtagaaaaataaacataagttgtcttgaaacaaagtttttattaacaataacgaaattagaaactaaaaaaaaacagtctttaTTTTAGGATcttaataggctattgattatatAGTTTAGAAAGGTACTAAcccgttcacgggtttttattgcaggaatcgttgaatgggttataaaagaagataaaatcgcggagtgctattaaatgagagggtggaaactgaagataggggtgcaaaagccccctttttggttttttcaatatacttcgtaaaccaagcaaaattttgatatattgcatataaaactttttatagagaattaaatttcttattggaataatgttttttaccACAATAGTCgaaataatcataaaaaaatatcaaaaaaatcgattttttgagtttttttgtttttttagttatacattttttttgggttgagatagacataaacattgctccatagaaaaaaagaagattaaattgccttcaaaatgctgtgctcactaaattttttcattgaaaattaacattttttttcattgcattaacattttctatatctttttttcaaaactatgaccatatataaaaaaaatgtttgcaaaaaaaagaacaaaatgtgaatatcagtccctttttcaattaacaaaaattaaaggtatgatatttgactaaatttttgtaataatccagtagtTTAATAATTCCATTGTtagtatttaaataaataaataggcattattatctttcaattaagccatcgaaacctaaaaaaatatttaatggaatatttcttacgaatttttaaaaatatgttacatgagagtaacgctgggtccaaaagggttaaataaaaataaaaaactagaacgactactgcactcttgcgtcattatttgatttgtttgaaatttttttcaatttcacttgctaaatgcttgtgttcagccttcagcattcaactcggtctgctcagttattttattctgagtCCATCGATGGTGCTCTGAACTAGCTCAGAATACGttcagaacgaaaaaagaaacacaaatttgaagctctaaatgttcagaattaaaaaagaaatacaatttttagaaagaaaaaaaaagtcgctattatgaaattagtgaaaaggtcgctttaaataaaaagtcgtcgcttggtcgctaaggcttccaaaaggtcgctaatagcgactaaagtcgcttaaCGGTAACGCTGCCAAGAGTTCTGTCCAACTTTTTTCTAGCCTCAAACGATTAATCTCAGATTAATAAATCTGCTGCAGaaatcataattttgttttttatcttgTTTTGTTCTTCAAAAGTTTTGTTGTGTTTTCCTTCATAAAACTATATTTTCTTGGAAATAAGTTTGGAATTATTTAAGAGCAAACTtatcaaattaaacaaatattttcaactGCTTTGACCAAAattcatgaataaaaatttcttccCTCAGGCCAAGGCATTGGAAGAAATGGATGCAGAATTTGGAGTTGATGAGTTGATGGAGAAGGACAAACAAGATTCCAGGCGCAAGGCCTACAACGATAAGCATCTTCGCGGTCTGCGTGTAGATCACGATATGGAAGACTTCTCCGAAGGCAAGACTGTCATTCTAACTCTTAAAGACAAGGACGTTTTGGATGAGGAGGATGATGCTTTGGTCAATGTCAACATGATGGACGACGAACATTATCGCAAGAATGTCGCCAACAAAAAGAAGAACCCATTAAGCTATGGTTATGATGTGTACGAGGAGCAATACGATATGCTCGGTAATCCTATTGATCGAGGAATTCTCGGAAAGTATGACGAAGAAATTGAAGGTGCCCAAAGGAAGAAAAACTTTGTCATTGGAGATAATCTCGAAGAAAGAAAAGAACAACAGAGGAAACTGTTGgagattaaaacaaaattggcaGGAAAACGATTGGAAACTCTTGAAGATACGAGGATTCAACTGGCCTCAGATACATACACTGAAGTTGAGTTGGCTAAGTTCAAGAAACCCAAAAAGAAGGTCAAAAAGATACGACAAAAGTTGAAGGCCGATGATTTGCTTCCATTGGGTGGTGAACCAGCTGAAAAGCATTTCGGTCGACGAGGAAGAATTCATGCTGGTTCTGATGACGATGTGGAAATGGTTCCCGATGAATCCGAGATGAAACACAATATCGACGAAGAAGATGATTTGCAAAAGGTTCTATCCAAGGCTCGCAAGTTGAAACAAAAAGAGTCGCTTATAAAGAAGACTCTTCCAGTCGATGTAACAGAACTAAAAGCCGAAGTCAAGGAGGAGCCAGAGGATGAAGATGAACAGACGAATGGCCTGAAAGAAGGTCACATAACACTGAATGCTACAGCAGAGTTCTGTAGGACATTGGGTGACATTCCGACCTACGGAATGGCTGGTAATCGTGATGAGGACTCTAACGATATGATGGACTATGAGGTGGAGGAGCGTGTCAACGAGACGAAGCAGGAAGAGCCTGAAGCTAGCACTGGAACGTGGAATTCGGTAAATCCAGAGGATGTGATAAGACCCATGGAAGATGACATATCCAATGATCTCGGAGATGTAGCTATTTTAGACGAAGAACCAGATGTTGGTGCTGGTGTTGGAAATGCTCTGAAACTTGCTTTGTCCAAGGGATATTTGGAAAAAGACGATAAAAATCGTCCGAGTAACTCAAAGTTGTCCTATTTGCAAGCTAAGAATTATTCCATTGAAGATAAATCTGCTGGGTAAGTTCTGATTTAGAGtttgttgataaattttaataaccTCTTAAATTTCTTCAGGGATGACGATAAGTTTGGTCGACGTGATCGCTTCCATTCCGGACCGATTATGGAATTCCGCGACAAGGAAACATTCAAACCGAATGTTAAATTGGAATACATTGATGACAATGGCCGGATTTTGAATTTGAAGGAAGCATTTAGATATTTATCACATAAATTCCATGGCAAAGGACCAGGAAAGAACAAGATTGAGAAGAGACTTAAGAAAATGGAACAAGATGGGGTAGGTTTtgtaaaaagtttaaatatttgtattggtttcatattcttatttattttctttcagtTGATGAAGACAATGAGCTCAACAGATACTCCATTGGGAACCCTTACAAtgttacaacaaaaacaaaaggaaaCCAAAACACCCTATGTTGTGCTAAGTGGTGGCAAACAAGCTGCAGCTGTAAGCAATACAACAATATCCAAATATAagtaaaacatacaaaaaataccaataccATAGAATATAAgagtacttttttgaaaatgtactaTTAGTTTAAAATCTTTATGcattatacaaataaataataatcatttttaatttaagatcttAACAAGATGCTTATTTATTTTACGTTTCTGTTGGCCAACGTTAAGATTGGTATAAAGATGGTATTGGAAATAACCAAAACCCATTTACGACTTCGCTTAAACACTAAAAACACTTACATAGCAACGTAAGTTACCGTAAAGAAACTGTGAACCATTCCTCAGTATGGAAGAGACCTTCTGCCGACTCCGAACCGAAATGTCTAAGCGGTAAGGATTTGACCCAAGTACTTCTGGAGTGACAGCCCGTCGAACTTACCATTGCACCTCTTTGGTGAAgaaaaacgacattaattttgaaattttaacttATCGAATTTGACATAAGGGGCTCTGTTGTAACCCTAGGGTCTAGGGGAATTTTGTTTCCTTCGGAACTTTTTGTGTGATCGTGAATCTTCCTTAGAATTTATTTCCAGGGGGAAAAAAAATCCACAGCTAAATTTCCCTGGAAAATTTATTGCCGATAccaataaattccgagggaaactTTTCAGGATCATTTTAGTTCCCATGTTTTATCCTTGATAGCACCAAtatgaaagttggttttttcaTGTAATGTTGAGAATAAATTCACCTGCATGAGCTATGAAGCAAATATCACTTTTTTGACCAACCTAGTacataatcaaaatttttacataatccTAATTCATTCGActattgtgtaaaaaaaaatctactacgAGAGTTTGCCAAAATACCTTAAAatttggtgtgttcaattcccATTTCAAAATGGTACGACATTTTTGAGAATGTTCTATAATAACGGGTTTAAGTCAGGTGAAGATAGATCAAACACTTGCACTGAGCTGCTGTAACTTAAAAATAGCTCAATAtacgttaaaaaaattattattagtggagtcaaattagctttatacctcggaatccagggaaagtcgatgcatctgaaaaacgagtatagggctgcattataaaagggtcaaataagaaagttaaaaaaaaaaatttcaccgctctcgattacaacagtttttatggaccgttaactgtcatttcgtatgcaagcgtcaatcggaattgctgtctcattttagattttgatcaaactttgtaggaatgttctctaggactataaggaagcaaatccatgatgatttaattttaagttgcgtggtttccccgctacccgcattcgaactttttcagaaggtcatttttatgttattatagctttgcgtctactaaagatatctttttgtttgaaacgcctttttaaagcttaagagtagtaatttttaaatatatattaaaaaattacgtaataattatccctgaattaaaaataatttttgaaaaactggtaattttgctgatttttcatggtttttgactggctgcagaaccttggctattatatgtaggaagcttatacttaccaaatattaaatatagatatttttcaacaaaataaatctaaaatgaactcgatggctgtactccttatgcaaaaattttaagttcaaagtattgagtattttaaaaaagctaatttttatactgtcattttctacgatttgactaaacgaagaaatttaaa
Proteins encoded in this region:
- the LOC129905534 gene encoding U4/U6.U5 tri-snRNP-associated protein 1; the protein is MGSSSKKHRKESKKHKRSRSDSESSDVRVEKDRDTSRRRHRHHRSHKNDGEETRSRSGSLVPKSSSKSTEERRHKHKHKKHKERHHSKDSSRRKEDVIVSLDNSESDSSDCVEVPIEAEDGSTSKSQKKSSESARNDEKLLLEREQRARERDQRDREAELREREKREHEKEKEREREFREREREHHEREMAREREQARDRERDREREKYRDRERDRDQDRYHDQERYHQHQRESQQQKPSSSSRREPEKRKERSPSPIPENGAGDCLSIEETNKIRLKLGLKPLEVDSGPIKPSTAAAEKSSNEENNKSGAQLNSYKDEWGEFLHKPADNLKDKAQAEKLRDKLKQKKEKRMLEEKLKRIKTLGESDDEVDDVEKWVNRNKKKEDMRKEAEMRAKALEEMDAEFGVDELMEKDKQDSRRKAYNDKHLRGLRVDHDMEDFSEGKTVILTLKDKDVLDEEDDALVNVNMMDDEHYRKNVANKKKNPLSYGYDVYEEQYDMLGNPIDRGILGKYDEEIEGAQRKKNFVIGDNLEERKEQQRKLLEIKTKLAGKRLETLEDTRIQLASDTYTEVELAKFKKPKKKVKKIRQKLKADDLLPLGGEPAEKHFGRRGRIHAGSDDDVEMVPDESEMKHNIDEEDDLQKVLSKARKLKQKESLIKKTLPVDVTELKAEVKEEPEDEDEQTNGLKEGHITLNATAEFCRTLGDIPTYGMAGNRDEDSNDMMDYEVEERVNETKQEEPEASTGTWNSVNPEDVIRPMEDDISNDLGDVAILDEEPDVGAGVGNALKLALSKGYLEKDDKNRPSNSKLSYLQAKNYSIEDKSAGDDDKFGRRDRFHSGPIMEFRDKETFKPNVKLEYIDDNGRILNLKEAFRYLSHKFHGKGPGKNKIEKRLKKMEQDGLMKTMSSTDTPLGTLTMLQQKQKETKTPYVVLSGGKQAAAVSNTTISKYK